AGCGGTTTCGCAGTGTTTGATAACGGCACCGGCACCGATCTCCTGAAATTTATATCTTACTTAACATCGATGGGAATACAGCTCGTATTATGGTGCTGGCCGGGCGAAATCCTCGTTCAAGAAAGCCAGCAAATAGGTCATGTGATTTATCTGAACCTGCCGTGGTACAATTTACCGCCAATTTATCGGAGACAGCTTTGCCTTATAATTGTTAGGGCGCAGCAAGAGTGCAGTATCTCAGCGCTAACATTTCAAACGATATCAATCCGCACGTTGACCAGCGTGAGTACTCTCCCTACTCGAGACTTATAAAACGCCCTTAACTATGatcagaaaaaataaaatctagGTAAATCTGTTACTTTACCACGActgcttctgaaacaaagaaaaacTTCCTTAGAAAACTgtctataaattattttaaatgaacAAAATATTTACCCTGTAGTTGCGGGCTGGATACCTGAAGTCAAATATACCTACCCACGTACTCCACTCCCATGTTGCAAATCTGAAGTAACGGAAGTGGTAAAGCAACAATTTtggttgtattttatttttagtctGACGAAAGTGAAGTCTAGTCCATCCTGCATGTGAAAAATGGTAGTATTGCAAATTTAGAATTATTTTTAGGTGTTCAACACGGCAGCCTCGTACTTCACTCTTATGCGACAAATGCAACGAAAGTAGAAATGGTAGACACTATTATGACACAATAGTTGACATCGGAAAACAATTTTGCGAAAATGCATCCCCAAAaacgaaattcaactttcattttattttataattgatttCTACATGAAGTAGAATAGAAGGTTCGCCGACTAAAATTTTCCTCGAATTTCTAGacaatttgttgttaaaacgCTTGTATATTTGATTAAACGAATAAAAGCATTATTTAATGTCGCAGGATGAACGCGCTTACAAAGGATCAATCTCCGTAGAAAGAACATTAATGCAACTTCCAAGTCATTGATTACCACATCTGGATTTCCAACGAGCCTACCTAATTAGCCAATTGGATGGAAAAAAATTCCTTCTAATAATCTCGAAGTATTGGTCATCGGTATTATTGGTTCTTTAGGACCCATCAATTCCAAGTAGCTATCAAGTAAACTTGTCCTCGCAAGTTCTAATGACAGAAGATTACTAATCAATCACAAAAATAGAATCTATAatatattctataatataatGAATCTTAAAAAATACGACGAAGTTCACCGCTCTATTATTTAGATATTGTGTCAGCGCTGGCAATAAAGAATTTACGACATTTTGCTACTTTGTTACGTTTATAGATatactaaataaattattacgaaATATGCTGATTTATATGAACTTGCTCGGTCTTTATAAATTTTTGCTCCCTTTTTTCCGTCAAGACGATAACTCTTTGCGCGTATCGTAAACTTATAAAATACCCAGCAGGCGACAGCATGATAAAAATCAGAGCAAACAGCTTGTTCTTCGTGTTTCTCCACCGATGTGGTAAACTGGTTGAAGATCTAGCCTTAGACAAGCTAAGTTGTTCATGTGCGCACATAATCGTTAGCTTCCGATGATTTCGTTTAAGTAATAAGATCTTCATTAAGGAAAAAACGATTTTTTAATCTCCAGGACATAAGCAGCAGTAAATATTAGCTTATCTCATAAATATTGTCACTATTCTTTCTAACAAATTCATTCAAATTCGAATGCTTTGAATGGTTTCTTGACTCACTACATTCCGATTTCCGGCCATTTTGTCAAACAAAACGTTACCTAATAATTTTTATGCTTCAACATCGCTTAATTATCGTAGGATTAATATTTCAACGAATATTTATACGTCAACAAACATTAGAATTTTACCATTAATTTTTACATGAAATTGCAAACATGAAGATTATTGATTAACGTATTCTTACGAAAACGTAACGGCCAAAAGTCATTAaaataattctaatttttatctcattcttattttattttgttctaATATAGTATCTAAAATATATGCCTAAAattccattttgcataaaggtcgtCTAATTATAACAAATGAAATGAAACTAAAGtacaaaaagaacaaacaacGATGTCTATGATACTGCTCGCATATGAAACAATATTTGTCATAGCTAGACGCAACCAAAACTATTTCTTTACTACCATAATATTGAGGTATAACAATTAAATGAATTATCTATGCAAGAATTAATaagcaaaaattataatttgtacCTGACATCCTCCCGGAATTATAGATGTTGGTCTGTGCGAAATACAGTTTAAAAACCCTCCTCAATCGTGGACTACTAAAACATCGTACGTATTAACCAATTCACTATAAGCTCAGCTGATTCTTATGCGAAAACGTAACTATTTATCTTACCATTtaacaaaatacaagaattcgGAGTGCACTTTTCTTGAACAGCAACAGCTTTCAAATTTGCTCCCTTACAAAGGCTTGGGTGAAGATGGGTGAAGATTATCTGATCATCTCGATTACTATTGTAGTGGCAACATTGATTTTTGACATTTGTATCTCATGATGAGGAACTTCACTGTAGTTCTCTAACCCGCTTCAATATTATGAAGCAATATGTAATGATTTTTCTAGAGAACGTTATACGACAAACGTTAAACAATTCCATAGCGAATCGATTTGTGTTTTGTGGTTCATCAATGAAGAGAACGAGGGCTAGCTCGAAAGCAAAAATCGGGACAGAAGAAGCCAAAGATGATtccaataaaaatgaaatcgaaACGAAGTCAGAGGTTTGTTTATTAAAACTAAATTTATTCTTTCTGAACCTTTTAATTACCTGACAACTTATATTAGACTGGTAATTGTATTGTAACACGATCTTTTTAATAAACGTGATTAATGTTTTAATGTGTTTATATATTTATCCAACAATCCTATGTATGATAAAATGAACGATAACATACTGTTTTCATCATAGAGGTATATATGTATTGTTTTTATTAGGACAAGCAACATCACCTAATAGTACAAgctaagaatttaaaaaatcagaaattaaACAATGTATCAAAAAGCAAGACTAAGTCGGTTGATAGTATCAAGGATCCCATTGATCTTCCTTTAAAAGCTGCTATGAATCCTGAGCCCCAACAAAAAAGTAAACTTAATTTGAAAAGACTGAAAAATCGTAAGTCAATTTATAGGAAATTCTGTTCTAGATGTGATACTTACATGTCCATCATTCATTTACATAGGCAGTAAAGAAAAAGATGAAGAACTCAAACCAAATGTACCTCCTCCAAAGAATAAGCCTAGAGCTGTAGTAGATTTAAAAATGATGACTGAGGAATTAAAACAGTTACAAGATCCCCCCTCAACTGAATGGGAAAAACAAATATGTTTTAATAGGCTTCCATTCTCATTTTATGATTCTCCTTGTGAAGAATTAGCTCAAAATTTATTGGGTAAATTAATGAAAGTACATACTACTACATATTCACTTTTTCTAATATTAACGAATACTATTATTGCTTTTATATTTAGGGAAAGTACTGGTTCGTTGTTTAGAGAATGGGACTGTTCTGAAAGGTAGAATTGTTGAAACAGAGGGTTACTTAGGTGTGATAGACAAAGCTTCACACACGTATCAGAAAAAAGTTACTCCCCGTAATATGCCGATGTACATGCCACCAGGAACTATCTATGTGTACATGACTTACGGCATGTATCATTGCTTCAATATATCTAGTCAAGGTGagtgtaaatgaaatataaattgtaagaaACAATTACGTTGAATACTGAGAGAGATATTAGTTGATTAAGGCCAGTTCCCTGTCTTTGCTCtttataattgattttaaagagAAGCCATCATAATTCTAAGTAGCTAGCATAAGTTGTAACAAAACACATCTGGTATAACGTTAAAAATATTCAGAGTCAGGTGCATATGTACAAATTAAAGCGGTGGAACCAATGCTTGGCCTTGATTACATGGAATTGCTTAGAAACATGCAACTCGAAGAGagtggaaaagaaaagaaaatcatAGCAAACGTTAAGTCTATCAAACAATATGAGCTTTGTAATAGTCCAGCAAAGATTTGTGCTGCTTTTGATATTGAAGAAGATAGTTTcaatgaacataaaatttaccaGTCTGAGAATTTATGGATAGAATATGATCCTTACATAAAGTTTACTACCGTTGTAGCAACGCATCCTAACAATGATTCAGAACATGGTGCCCGAAAAGCATGGCGATACTATGTGTTAGGAAGTTCTAGTGTAACCGAGAGAGATATTAAATCTGAGGAACATGCCtataatatttaacaatatttattttccgtgtatTGCATCCTATCACATAAAGGTCTACTGGTAAGATTTTAGGTGAGGGATGTGCTGTTTTGATAAGGGCTGTTGAACCCTTAGAAGGTATTGAATGCATGGCTAGTCAACGTACATCAAAGGGAACATCGGGTGTGCCTAAAAAGCCTTTGAAAGATTTAAAAACACATGAATTATGCAATGGCCCATCAAAGCTCTGCATGGCCTTTCAACTACATAAAAAACATAGTAAATACTCGATGTGTTCTTGGAAAGGTTTGTGGATCGAGAAGGACAACGTGAATATGGATATCAATGTTGTAAAGTGCTCCCGGATAGGTATAGAGAACTATGGGGAAGAATGGTCAAAGAAACCATTGCGATATTACGTACACGGTAACAAATCCGTGAGCAAACGAAATAAGGAAGCTGAATTAACATTAGGACTAAGCTAAAtcattggaattatttaaaacatattatatttatacgaATTTATACGTGCATGAACAAAATTGTGAAGTCGATGTTTTCTATGGCTTTAAATTAATTCAgtgttttatttttgcatttactTAATAATACATACAAAATAAATAGCTATCACGTTGAAAACGGTATGATACATATTCTATTTGTTACAAACGATAATTTTgatatataattataacataCAAAATCGATGATTATTTGTTCGAATATTTTACAAACAAATGGTGTATATTATTTATGCCCATTCCTTCATTACCCTTTCATAGTCTTCTTCTTCGATGAACGGTTTGTCTATAGATCTATAATATAATTGTTTTTatgaaagatgtaaaaatcaatACTTAtcttatacaaaaaaaaaaaaaatgaaatattagaaTTGCTCACTCTATCATAAGTTCTCCACAGTATAAACACTCGGACGCCACTAATTCGTCGATGTCGGCCTTGATTCGATCTTTTCTCGATAAGGATACTGAGCCAACTGATGTAGTATCTTCTGGTCTATTCGAATGTGCAACAAGTAGTTGTCGTTGAAGATCGGCTAACTTTGTTCTTTGATCCATCGACAACATAGGTGTCAGTGCAGCTACGAGACAATCACTATGAAATCTATGCCCACATGGAAATACATAAAAGGGTCGCGATAGTAACTGTACATCGCAAGTGTTACATGTGTCTTTCACATACACAAATGTACACCtgcaaaaatatttcattatatcACGATATTAAATACTATACATACATCATCTTTTATCTGATTACCTTGTTCTAAACTCTTGTATGTCTTTCCTAATAAGTTCGGCTGCTTTCGTTGCTTCATGCATCTCTTCCTTCAAATCTTGGATATGTTGATTATATTCctgttaattataattaaaatacataataatatcaAGCGGTTTGAAGAAAGCATGATACATGAAAGCTAAAATTATTTCACCTGTAGCGAATTACAGATAGCTTGTTTGAAATGATCTATGGTAACAAAGTCCGAGAAGAATGGTAGTATATCTTCTATTCTGACTATATCacaatttcgtaaaaatatCATTGCTTCTTGTATATCGTCTTTCTCTCGAACCACATGTTCAGCTGAAATTAGAATAAATGAAAGTAGATATTAACGAAACTATTTCACAATTCATATTTTTCTCAGTTACCTATCTtcaaccataacttttttatcaaTTCATCGTCGTGGTCGGTGGGCATGGCTGCTATTTGTTTTGCAAGATCAACGCTTATTGTTAAAGCTAAATCTACTGCTGTTGTCCAGAGTCCGAGCAACGCGGACAATTGTACGCAAGCTTCGGTTAAACCAACTTCTTGACATAATCGTAATGCATAGTGAACATCATAATGCACCATGTTGATATCTTGACCTAAAAACAAgtgaaatatttcgataaaatatTACAGAATATTACAGTATCTCCTCGAAATAATTGGAAAGTATAACTTTTAAGAGTAATTAATTTACCTTGAGAACTGATGTATCGCATAACTTCATCCTTTTTATAACGAGCATACAACGACAATAAGAAATTGTGGATTGCCTGTTCCTGGCAACCTAATTTGTATACACAAAACTCCAAATACCTAATTATTTCTTTCGCCTATAACACCAAACATTATTAGACGtttaaaatatagaaataatcaaagaaatacaaattgttGCTTACATGTTTCTCATCGCTATTACAAGAGACTAAAGCTGGCAGAAGTTTAGACGGCTTTAACGAGAATCCTTGCGATATCAAAGCAGTTACCGCAGGACGCGGTAATTCTTGTAGGAAAATGccagaaaattgataaaaaagaTCCTTGTTATTTTGACTCTTTAAAACCTCAAGCGCTTctaaataattgtttttataCAAGTGCTGACGTATCACTTCCTCATAATTACAATGCATTATAGTTAAACGGATGAGATTGTCTTTGTCGCCGTGGCTTGCCATTAAATCATATATCGTACTGCGATTTCTTTTTACGCATTCCTAAAATAAGAATTACATACGTAGAGAAACAATATTTCTTTTAATGAAACAATTTGGTATTCATTTGTACCTCAACTTTGGGTATAGCAAGAAAGCTATCAAATTGCTTCTGAAGTTCCAAGTATTGTGAATTGTTTAAGTATGAACTATTGCTACTTCGTAATACCGCCATTTGGTTCATAAACAATTCAATCACCCATACAACAATCATAGTTATTTGTGTTTTATCTtgtgttttcaatttttctagtttCTGtacattcaaaataaaattattttatttgtttcgaaCGCGAAGAATTTGGAATAATGAATGCAATACCTTCTTGAGGAACGTTTTTAATGCCTCTATTTGCCACTCTTGAAGAAACTTCAACGATATTACTTCGAACGACGAATGAGTATCCGCAGAGATGAGAGCACTCTTTTCATATCTGTAAAACCATAATTAACTTAATTCATGGTGTCGCATCCTAATAACTGGTGTATCAAATGTCACATACTCTTTGTTTTTAAAAAGCATTTCTGCTTGTTTTACCAATACTTGATCTATGTGTGCTGGATTATCTTTACAATATTGTTTGGAAAGCTCAAATTCACCTTTGTCAATGTATATCTGCAGAAAATTCaagcaatgttattaataatagtaaaaatgtATATGATTTAATAAAAGTATAATCATTCACCTGCCAAACATTTCTATCTTCTTTATTcactttgtatttaaatactgccTGTTCACTGTAAGCCCATATAGACCGAGTTACATGATCTTTAGTGATATTAACTAATTTGCCAAGAGCCTTCGAAAATTAAGACATCTGAATTACATAACTTTAATCGTAAATATACTTAAACTATCGTATTtcgtatttattatacatacgtCATTATAAATATCTTCGAATATTAATTCCTGATTCAAAAGTGATATGCCTTTAACGCGATCTGTATAAAGTAACAGCGCATGAAATTCTGTTAGTACAAACGATAGCGGTGGAGATGCAACTTGCGACATATTGCTTCCTATAAGACTTGTTTCGGGGCACATTATCATTTGTTGATTTTGTAATGTATCTTTTGGATCTATGGTCGGATCGATCTAAAGAcattcacattaatttcaagtatttgTAAACTTCGCATCATATTGCAAAAAATGATGTAATCATTTTTACCTGTGCATACAATATACCAGTTTCAGTTAACCAACCAAATGACTTTGGTAAAGCATCCATGGAAGAGTAATAGAATTGCATTTTTGAATAATTCAAGCTACTTATCACTTCGTTAAAGCTCTCTGTAAAAATGTTACTTCTTTAATTGCTCCGAATATAAATGACAATTGATACAGATGCAGCTACACTTTACCTTgcacatttaaatatttattaaaaacttgCTGTAACAAAGGTTTTTCTTCTGGATTTTGTACTTCTCCAATATATTGATAAATGCGCATCAGAGTGGTGACAATAATCATGTATTTATCTGTGTTTGGTACTTTATGGAATTCTATGCCAGTAATTGGTGGTTTACTGCTCTCCCCTATATCAAACACCTAAAATAAAAGCAAATCAACTCTAGAATATCATATACTATTTACTTAGCAATACATTATGATTTCATGAGGTGAAACATAATATTAATAAGCTGAATAATGCAGTGGCGATCGATGAAAAActataacaaaaaaatattacaGGTGCCAGCACAGATTTTTGCTCATGCAAAATATGTAACTTCTAACTCACCAATCCTTCTACCTCTTTAGCACCGTAAAGAGGTAAGTAGTTAGGAAGCTTTAGAAATAATGAATAATGATATAAGGGAAGTACTAATATCATCGTGGACTAACAATGTATACTGATAATGATATAATTGAAAGATTAATGTTATGTTTAATTATACCTGGCGCCAGTATTGCTCCAAACttgtattaaatattttgtcGCCATCTAAACCAATTTCTGTTTCAAAAATCAGACCTTTAGAAGTCCCTAACAATATTGGACCCGTAGTGGTTTCAGAGGTATTGTGGAAATTCCATCCAACAGCGGTGATTTCGTGTCCTTTAAACTTGCTTGCCtagataaaatattttgaacatcattttttttttgcaacggCATTCGTTTGaattaaatacattttattatacttatCCATTTCACTTTGTACCTGTTTTAATTTTGTAGtttttttatgtaaataaaacAATTCAGATGGTGGACTATCTTTGGCACTCGGATTCTTTGGAACCAAAGCGATTAGCAAATGATTTCCCAAAGGATCAAAAAACATCCCTGACATTTTCATATTCACTGCATATTTTGctatattaatttctaaaataatcatTTCATTAATAAGGCGACCAGGTTCATATAGTACATATTAAAGTTACAAAAAATAAGACTACCTTCTATATTAGAATTTCTCATATCGATACGCAAGAGCATATTATTAGCCATAGCAATaacagttatattattattaacaacCAAGTGTATAATTCTATCCGATGGCTGAAAATTAACTTTCTGCTTTATAAAAATCGGTCCATCGTCTTGTAGTTTCATTTGGATAAATCCTGCTGTACTCTACAAAATTTAATAAACCCTAAGGTAGTTAATAACGAACCTCTATCACTGAAAGGTTTTTAATTATCGAGCTTCAACTgcattataaatatattgtagATAACAAAGTTaaactatatgtataaaaactCTTACGATGTCAGGACGAATTGGAGGTGCATGTACTTGTTTTGATCGCTGAGATGCTTGTTCGTACTGATCAAGCATCGATGTcattttgttaatttatttaaaactcTTCACTCTCCTATAATAAAAATGCGTTAAGGACACTCTGCAATTGAATTACATGATggaaaatttacatattatatttacacttacacaaattataatttctttcgTTTTCTTCAAATcggataatatatattttattaatacgcCTACTTAAATCATAATTTATCACTTACCCACATGCACACAAGAATGTAACAAACTATATATGttttactttaatttttacatggtAAATATACTTTCACATCGTTTTACGATCCAATACTATCTGTTTAGTCATTCGATTAACTTGCTAGCCCATACAAATTTATAATACACCgtgataaatacaattatttagcTGACAGCCAGCTGACAGCGATAACTTGTTATGTTCACTTCTATTGGTAGCAGTGATTAAGTTCATCTCTGTTCATCTCTTATTTagagcaaaaaatatttatagaggaatgcactaataataataaatataaaaatcaaattattACTACGCAGCTGGCGCAAGTGTGttattattcaatattaaataaataatgatataCAAGAAGttgctatacatatatgtatcgtGGTATTATCTATTATAGCGCGTACAGAGCTGGTGCGTATATGTATAGCTATAGATAATAGATATCTGATATTATCTATTTAAATACTAGCGCTTCATCTCAAGTATCTTCAGAAACGTGAACGTGGTATAAAAATCAGTGTTTGCATCGAaatatatttgaacaattttgagTGATAAGTAGAAAGTACAGATTGTTTGAACGTCTAACGCTAACGCcatggaaaatgaaaatgatcCGGTGGTTAAAGAGGTTCGTAAATCGATTTTCACTTTCATACTTATATTTCACATTGTTTCATGAAACGTGGTAGCTGAAGGTTATGTATTCGAACTgttttatgatttattttacgatgtttaatacattttttcatttgTATAACGAATGAATTTTACTTCTATGATATGCAAATAAATTTCcaatttataattatacattAATTACCGTGTAATTTAATAATTGATGGATATCTCAAGGTACTGTTTTGGATGAACCTTGCGAAAAAGTTCATATATTAttcgaatatatatttttcttttagacAATTacattaaagaaagaaagaaagaagaagatagGCGAAAATCATGTCTATGCTGTAGAAGAGAAAGAATGAAATACCTGAAATTTTTTTAGATTCCAGTGTTTCTCTCGAAAACACTTGCAGATAAGCTCTTTATTTTCCAATATCCTATCCGACCTGCTAAAGATGGCTATGACAATGCAACTGTCATAAAATCCTCGATAAAACCACAGAACCAGGAGGTGCTGTTAGAAGTAGCAATAGATACGCATAGCGTTAATTATGACCAAAGTAAAGGTGAACAGATTGCAGTCAATGCAGACGGCGATGCAAAGAGTGATCAAGACGAGGATGAGAAAGCATTCGATaggtatttaacaaaataaaattaaaacaaattttccTATAAGGTTTCTTTACATTATTTATTCATGTTGTAGTAATTTAATGGACAAAACAGTCTTACAGTCTTCGAGAGCATTACCGAACTGTTCTAATTATGCGGTTGGTGTTTTCCAAGAAGGAGAATTGCATTTGACACCGCTTAGGGGTGTTGTTCAAATGCGTCCACAGTTCAACTATCTCGATAAAAGTGATAAACGTGTCAGAGATGAAGCCAAAAATATGGGAGAAGGTATTTATAATACATACTTATGAATGTATGTTACATTAATGACTATAATTTTGAATGTTATAGagatagaagaagaagaagaaggcccGAAACAAGTAAACGTAACATTTGCCAGACAGAAAACAGAGTTCATCAAAAAGATGCAAGAGCAATCTTTTCAACATCACACCCAGAAAAGTTTGGAAGAGAGGTGGATTCATACAAAGTATATTCCTGCAAATAGTAATCAAGCAGAGGTTGATATGATCTCCAATTCGTTGTGTCGTTAAGTTAagaattagtagtcattttttaatatgtatatttttttatttttagctGGCACGTTTGGAAATGTTCTGCTCTGCAACAGATGAAACTGTAAATACATTAAATTTAACGAACCAacaatatttagaattattagCGCCAAGAGTGAAAGAAGAACTATATTCAAGAACAGATGTTTCTAATGGTACAACATCCCTCAATTATATTAGGACATTACCACTTCTGGATCAAATAAGAACTCTTCTGAAAGATGGTTAGCAACCTTAAGATATTTTCTGGTTCTCGCACACGTCTAGTATTAATTAATTGGAGTGATTTGTGCTGATTCGAATAAATTCTTTGCAGCCAAAGTTATATCATTTGTACAATTACGATCGATTTTGTCTCCGGATCAAGAGACAGCGGCTGTCTTAAAATACTTACAACAGGTGGCTGTTTTAGTGCAAGGTAATTGGGTTGTAAATAGCGAACTAATATATCCTAAGGAGAGTATATCCTCGCATAATGGCATTCCTGCCGATCTAATGTGCAGGGCTAGAGACTATATTGTAAGTATTAGCAATTTCATAAATGATTCTAAATTTTATTACACAATGTCTAAAATGTTATCTGGAATTTCAGTTATTATCCTTTACGGAACACGAGTATCTAGATAGAAAAACAATTTCATCCGTAGTTAAATTACCACCtgatgaaattaatgaaatatttacaaACTTAGCGTCGCACGAACCTAAAACGGGATGGCGATTAGCAATTCCACCTACTAAAGACTTCATTGACAGGTACTTTATCATAAGCGATTTTATTTCTATGGTGAAGGACATTTTAAAGCGCATACATTTTCATAGGTATCCGGAAATAGCACAAAGGCAGGAAATGTTTTGGGAAGCGAAACGAAAGCATCTCCGCGAGGCGATGGAGGTTCAAAATCAAATTCCCCAGCGTCAGAGGCGAAAGTCGAATAGGGAATCTGTCGGATCTGAAAACGAAGAAAAGAATGTAGGACGTGGTAGAAAAACGTTAAGGGATTCGTCGATGTCTGACAACGACAGTACTGTAGAGCCAGTGaagcataaaaaagttattcgatCTCGAAAAGTCTCCGAGACTACGTGACCAAAGCCGATGCGCGACTAAAATGTATGATAACGCAACGTATTGTTAATGTAATTCGAAACGAGAATTTATCCTACACACACGCCACTAGATCATATTATCACAATATGTCTGTTTCGATACACTACATCACACCAAAATCTTACAATATACATGCATCTTTGAATTGCTTATGTAAAGAATTCTCTAGTCTCGAGTCGTCGAACTGCCAGCAATGTCTTGAGCTCTGTTTGTGGACGAAATTCAAGTAGTTTCGTTTATATTTTGCACGGTCGTCTGTCACGGGAAATATGATTGTTAGAAGAAGATTCATTTCCATAgttattgtattatttattgaaGTATGTATAGACGGATAGCGGAGTATGGTCCTACCACACGTGATTATCATAGAGCATTTGTTGTCTCGCATCACACTGGTGAAAAGATGGCATGTACAGTCTGTGGCTAAAACGTACATCCATCTGataaatttcgaatatttaGAAAAGCTTGAACATGTACGTTTAGTTAAAATTGGATAGATTCTATAAAAATGACGAATTTTTCTGTATTTTCAAGAGAGACAGTATCGTTAAATTGATAAATTAGATTTTTTCGAAATCtgtataattgtaattaataaacaaatgt
This genomic stretch from Lasioglossum baleicum chromosome 13, iyLasBale1, whole genome shotgun sequence harbors:
- the Dor gene encoding vacuolar protein sorting-associated protein 18 dor isoform X1; translation: MTSMLDQYEQASQRSKQVHAPPIRPDISTAGFIQMKLQDDGPIFIKQKVNFQPSDRIIHLVVNNNITVIAMANNMLLRIDMRNSNIEEINIAKYAVNMKMSGMFFDPLGNHLLIALVPKNPSAKDSPPSELFYLHKKTTKLKQASKFKGHEITAVGWNFHNTSETTTGPILLGTSKGLIFETEIGLDGDKIFNTSLEQYWRQLPNYLPLYGAKEVEGLVFDIGESSKPPITGIEFHKVPNTDKYMIIVTTLMRIYQYIGEVQNPEEKPLLQQVFNKYLNVQESFNEVISSLNYSKMQFYYSSMDALPKSFGWLTETGILYAQIDPTIDPKDTLQNQQMIMCPETSLIGSNMSQVASPPLSFVLTEFHALLLYTDRVKGISLLNQELIFEDIYNDALGKLVNITKDHVTRSIWAYSEQAVFKYKVNKEDRNVWQIYIDKGEFELSKQYCKDNPAHIDQVLVKQAEMLFKNKEYEKSALISADTHSSFEVISLKFLQEWQIEALKTFLKKKLEKLKTQDKTQITMIVVWVIELFMNQMAVLRSSNSSYLNNSQYLELQKQFDSFLAIPKVEECVKRNRSTIYDLMASHGDKDNLIRLTIMHCNYEEVIRQHLYKNNYLEALEVLKSQNNKDLFYQFSGIFLQELPRPAVTALISQGFSLKPSKLLPALVSCNSDEKHAKEIIRYLEFCVYKLGCQEQAIHNFLLSLYARYKKDEVMRYISSQGQDINMVHYDVHYALRLCQEVGLTEACVQLSALLGLWTTAVDLALTISVDLAKQIAAMPTDHDDELIKKLWLKIAEHVVREKDDIQEAMIFLRNCDIVRIEDILPFFSDFVTIDHFKQAICNSLQEYNQHIQDLKEEMHEATKAAELIRKDIQEFRTRCTFVYVKDTCNTCDVQLLSRPFYVFPCGHRFHSDCLVAALTPMLSMDQRTKLADLQRQLLVAHSNRPEDTTSVGSVSLSRKDRIKADIDELVASECLYCGELMIESIDKPFIEEEDYERVMKEWA
- the Dor gene encoding vacuolar protein sorting-associated protein 18 dor isoform X2 — translated: MTSMLDQYEQASQRSKQVHAPPIRPDISTAGFIQMKLQDDGPIFIKQKVNFQPSDRIIHLVVNNNITVIAMANNMLLRIDMRNSNIEEINIAKYAVNMKMSGMFFDPLGNHLLIALVPKNPSAKDSPPSELFYLHKKTTKLKQASKFKGHEITAVGWNFHNTSETTTGPILLGTSKGLIFETEIGLDGDKIFNTSLEQYWRQVFDIGESSKPPITGIEFHKVPNTDKYMIIVTTLMRIYQYIGEVQNPEEKPLLQQVFNKYLNVQESFNEVISSLNYSKMQFYYSSMDALPKSFGWLTETGILYAQIDPTIDPKDTLQNQQMIMCPETSLIGSNMSQVASPPLSFVLTEFHALLLYTDRVKGISLLNQELIFEDIYNDALGKLVNITKDHVTRSIWAYSEQAVFKYKVNKEDRNVWQIYIDKGEFELSKQYCKDNPAHIDQVLVKQAEMLFKNKEYEKSALISADTHSSFEVISLKFLQEWQIEALKTFLKKKLEKLKTQDKTQITMIVVWVIELFMNQMAVLRSSNSSYLNNSQYLELQKQFDSFLAIPKVEECVKRNRSTIYDLMASHGDKDNLIRLTIMHCNYEEVIRQHLYKNNYLEALEVLKSQNNKDLFYQFSGIFLQELPRPAVTALISQGFSLKPSKLLPALVSCNSDEKHAKEIIRYLEFCVYKLGCQEQAIHNFLLSLYARYKKDEVMRYISSQGQDINMVHYDVHYALRLCQEVGLTEACVQLSALLGLWTTAVDLALTISVDLAKQIAAMPTDHDDELIKKLWLKIAEHVVREKDDIQEAMIFLRNCDIVRIEDILPFFSDFVTIDHFKQAICNSLQEYNQHIQDLKEEMHEATKAAELIRKDIQEFRTRCTFVYVKDTCNTCDVQLLSRPFYVFPCGHRFHSDCLVAALTPMLSMDQRTKLADLQRQLLVAHSNRPEDTTSVGSVSLSRKDRIKADIDELVASECLYCGELMIESIDKPFIEEEDYERVMKEWA
- the Polr3e gene encoding RNA polymerase III subunit E is translated as MENENDPVVKEIPVFLSKTLADKLFIFQYPIRPAKDGYDNATVIKSSIKPQNQEVLLEVAIDTHSVNYDQSKGEQIAVNADGDAKSDQDEDEKAFDSNLMDKTVLQSSRALPNCSNYAVGVFQEGELHLTPLRGVVQMRPQFNYLDKSDKRVRDEAKNMGEEIEEEEEGPKQVNVTFARQKTEFIKKMQEQSFQHHTQKSLEERWIHTKYIPANSNQAELARLEMFCSATDETVNTLNLTNQQYLELLAPRVKEELYSRTDVSNGTTSLNYIRTLPLLDQIRTLLKDAKVISFVQLRSILSPDQETAAVLKYLQQVAVLVQGNWVVNSELIYPKESISSHNGIPADLMCRARDYILLSFTEHEYLDRKTISSVVKLPPDEINEIFTNLASHEPKTGWRLAIPPTKDFIDRYPEIAQRQEMFWEAKRKHLREAMEVQNQIPQRQRRKSNRESVGSENEEKNVGRGRKTLRDSSMSDNDSTVEPVKHKKVIRSRKVSETT